The proteins below are encoded in one region of Fibrella aestuarina BUZ 2:
- a CDS encoding SusC/RagA family TonB-linked outer membrane protein, with the protein MEANVLHHSTRSLSAVSGHRWARLVLALVAGFFLSLSGRAQTITGRIVSADDQAPLPGVSILVKGTGVGTTSRADGTYTINVPNSQASGRAMLTFSFIGFASREVAVGNQSRIDVAMQPGDQQLSEVVITALGIKKDVRQTGVAIQQVDGATLVKAREPNPINSLVGKVAGLTIGASAELLRRPTIALRGNTDVLFVVDGVPINSDTWNISNDDIETYTVLKGASASALYGFRGKNGAILITTKRGSKDRRGFSVEVNTSQQLDNGFIAIPKVQDQYGPGDHGVYAFGDGKGNGLNDGDYDIWGPRFDGQLIPQYDSPVVPGQTFTTKFANGNSFTSNRQPTPWVARGKDNLTRFLQTGILSTNNIAISSTGEKHDLRFSISQNYQLGLVPNTKLNITNFNVSAGYNFTPKLRFESNLNFNRQYTPNFPDVNYGPNSMIYNIVAWGGADWSIDDMKQIWQPGKEGTQQIYAEYQRYNNPWFMAKYWLRGHYKNDLYGYTSLRYKLIDGLELTAKTQLTTWNLLRTEKFPYSMTVYGREEARGDYREDRRNLFDNINQVLLQYNKPISKDISLNALAGGEIRVLNYNANWASTNYLNVPGVYNFANSSNPVLASNYTADMRVYSAYYSADVSFRDYATLSTTGRMDKLSTLPQANNTYFYPSVALSTVVSDYVKLPSVVSFLKLRASYANVKDALTQSTIGSTPGLSFPLGYGDDYASAYGGPTYQNSAVYSTSLQYNNKPAAYYTNTLNNPDIKPNSTSQTEIGLDARFLNNRLALDAAYYISNDGPRIFSLPISGVTGYNARLVNGISTQKKGWEVSLTGKALRLPSGLSWDVVGNLSGYVERLKEVYPEGGINTLQSSYFVGGSSSNRFLNVGDRTDAFYSGAFIRTADGQLINDAGGRPIVNPVAQLLGYVNPKFVWGLNNRFAYKNLSFSFQFDGRVGGVIGDYVQQKTFQGGRNIETVEGALGAARANDVQNIKSYVGEGVQVVNGAAIKYDALGNITNYNELQFTPNTTQTFAQDYVARVYGQTEAFLISRSYAKLREVVIGYSLPQSLLGRVGIRQATVSLVGRNLLYFAERTDIDLDQFITGGVSSLQTPTTRRYGINLNLTF; encoded by the coding sequence ATGGAAGCCAACGTTTTACACCATTCTACCCGATCACTCAGCGCGGTCTCAGGCCACCGATGGGCCCGGCTTGTACTCGCGCTGGTGGCGGGCTTTTTCCTGAGTCTTTCCGGGCGGGCACAAACCATCACGGGGCGCATCGTGTCGGCCGATGATCAGGCACCGCTGCCGGGCGTGTCGATCCTGGTGAAAGGCACCGGTGTGGGCACAACCAGCCGGGCCGATGGCACCTATACCATCAACGTACCCAACTCGCAGGCCAGCGGTCGCGCCATGCTGACGTTCTCGTTTATCGGGTTTGCGTCGCGCGAGGTGGCGGTCGGGAATCAGTCGCGCATCGACGTGGCCATGCAGCCCGGAGATCAGCAACTCTCGGAGGTAGTCATCACCGCCCTGGGTATCAAAAAAGACGTGCGCCAGACGGGCGTGGCCATTCAGCAGGTCGACGGGGCTACGCTCGTGAAAGCCCGTGAACCCAACCCCATCAACAGCCTAGTGGGTAAAGTAGCCGGCCTCACCATCGGAGCCAGCGCCGAACTGTTGCGCCGCCCCACCATCGCCCTGCGCGGCAATACCGACGTGCTGTTTGTGGTCGATGGAGTGCCGATCAACTCGGATACCTGGAATATCAGCAACGACGACATCGAGACGTATACCGTGCTGAAAGGGGCGTCGGCCTCGGCCCTGTACGGGTTCCGGGGAAAGAATGGGGCCATCTTGATCACGACCAAGCGCGGCTCGAAAGACCGGCGCGGCTTCTCGGTGGAGGTGAATACCAGCCAGCAACTCGACAACGGCTTTATCGCCATTCCCAAAGTACAGGATCAATATGGCCCCGGCGACCACGGCGTGTATGCGTTCGGCGATGGTAAAGGCAACGGCCTCAACGACGGCGACTACGACATCTGGGGGCCCCGCTTCGACGGACAGCTGATTCCGCAATATGATAGCCCGGTGGTGCCCGGCCAGACCTTCACGACCAAATTTGCCAACGGTAACTCGTTCACCAGCAACCGCCAGCCAACACCCTGGGTAGCCCGCGGCAAAGACAACCTCACGCGCTTTCTGCAAACGGGCATTCTGTCGACCAACAACATCGCCATTTCATCGACGGGCGAAAAACACGACCTGCGCTTTTCGATTTCGCAGAACTACCAGCTGGGTCTGGTACCCAACACGAAGCTGAACATCACCAATTTCAACGTGTCGGCGGGCTACAATTTCACGCCGAAGCTGCGGTTTGAGTCGAACCTGAACTTCAATCGCCAGTATACGCCCAACTTCCCCGACGTTAACTACGGCCCCAACTCGATGATTTACAACATCGTAGCCTGGGGTGGCGCCGACTGGAGCATCGACGACATGAAGCAGATCTGGCAACCGGGCAAAGAAGGCACGCAGCAGATATACGCCGAGTACCAGCGCTACAATAACCCCTGGTTTATGGCCAAATACTGGCTCCGCGGTCACTATAAAAACGACCTCTACGGGTACACCTCCCTGCGCTACAAACTGATCGACGGCCTTGAACTGACGGCCAAAACGCAGCTGACCACTTGGAACCTGCTCCGCACCGAGAAATTCCCCTATTCGATGACGGTGTATGGTCGGGAAGAAGCCCGGGGCGATTACCGCGAAGACCGCCGTAACCTGTTCGACAACATCAACCAGGTGCTGCTGCAATACAACAAGCCCATCTCGAAAGATATCAGCCTGAACGCCCTGGCGGGGGGCGAAATCCGGGTGCTCAATTACAACGCCAACTGGGCCAGCACCAATTACCTGAACGTACCTGGCGTGTATAACTTCGCCAACTCGTCGAACCCCGTACTGGCCAGCAACTACACCGCCGATATGCGCGTGTACTCAGCCTACTACTCGGCCGACGTGTCGTTCCGCGACTACGCCACGCTCTCCACAACCGGCCGCATGGATAAGCTCTCGACCCTGCCGCAGGCCAACAACACCTACTTCTACCCATCGGTGGCGTTGAGCACGGTCGTATCAGACTACGTGAAATTGCCCTCGGTGGTGTCGTTTCTGAAACTGCGGGCGTCGTATGCCAACGTGAAAGACGCGCTCACCCAGTCGACCATTGGTAGCACGCCGGGGCTGTCGTTCCCGCTGGGCTACGGCGATGATTACGCCTCGGCCTACGGTGGCCCAACGTACCAGAACTCGGCCGTGTACAGCACGTCGTTGCAGTACAACAACAAACCGGCGGCCTATTACACTAACACGCTGAATAACCCCGACATCAAACCCAACTCGACCTCGCAGACCGAGATTGGTCTGGATGCCCGTTTCCTCAACAACCGTCTGGCATTGGATGCCGCCTACTACATCAGCAATGACGGTCCACGCATCTTCAGCCTCCCGATTTCGGGCGTAACGGGATACAACGCCCGCTTGGTCAACGGCATCAGTACGCAGAAAAAAGGCTGGGAAGTATCGTTAACGGGTAAAGCGCTGCGCTTACCGAGCGGCCTGAGCTGGGATGTGGTGGGTAACCTGTCTGGGTACGTTGAGCGCCTGAAAGAGGTGTACCCCGAAGGGGGCATCAACACCTTGCAGTCGAGCTATTTCGTAGGCGGGAGCAGCAGCAACCGCTTCCTGAACGTGGGCGACCGCACCGATGCCTTTTACTCGGGCGCCTTCATCCGCACGGCCGATGGTCAGCTCATCAATGATGCCGGTGGGCGGCCCATCGTCAACCCGGTGGCGCAGTTGCTGGGTTACGTCAATCCGAAATTTGTGTGGGGGCTGAATAACCGGTTCGCCTACAAAAATCTCAGCTTCAGCTTCCAGTTCGACGGGCGCGTGGGCGGCGTGATCGGCGACTACGTGCAGCAGAAGACCTTCCAGGGTGGCCGCAACATCGAGACGGTCGAAGGCGCCTTGGGTGCCGCCCGTGCCAACGACGTGCAGAACATCAAATCGTATGTGGGTGAAGGCGTGCAGGTGGTTAACGGGGCGGCCATCAAGTACGACGCGCTGGGTAACATCACCAACTACAACGAACTTCAGTTTACGCCCAACACGACCCAAACCTTCGCCCAGGATTATGTGGCCCGGGTGTATGGACAGACCGAGGCGTTCCTCATCAGCCGCAGCTACGCCAAGCTGCGCGAGGTGGTCATTGGCTATTCGCTGCCGCAGTCACTGCTGGGGCGGGTGGGTATCCGGCAGGCCACGGTCTCGCTGGTGGGTCGTAACCTGCTCTACTTCGCCGAGCGGACCGACATCGACCTCGATCAGTTTATCACGGGCGGCGTGTCGAGCCTGCAAACGCCCACCACGCGCCGCTACGGCATCAACCTGAATCTGACCTTCTAA
- a CDS encoding SusD/RagB family nutrient-binding outer membrane lipoprotein encodes MKFSQLLSFAAVLALTVSACEQPFNELEKDPNRATTAPASLVLGGVLNDLYNSTYGGGAWGDYQRYNQYYASNYNYYATNEYTWTQTSLYFTTLKNVVKMEEEAKRVALPDQNPYTALGKLFRAMLFENMTKRVGDLPLTDALQGLNNLTPKYNSQKEVYVQVLKWLDEANSDLAALIAKGDNNLQGDIYYGNSLAKWQKAVNTFKLRVLVSLSAKEADADLNVKARFAEVLANPAKFPLMTSMDDNLQYVYNSTFNKYNRNPDNFGQNATRENMTTTYLGTLTSLKDPRTFVVAEPAAAKLKAGLQPTDYAAFVGASSGEDLAIMSSKANQGEYSFQNRRHFYSTYTAEPFILLGYPELLFTIAEGINRGWASGSAEDSYTKGIQTSWAFYGLKDGANDVFFSADGGYKAFNTYSAPVSYATYYAQTAVKYAGNNANGLKQILTQKYLAMFQQSGMEAWYNQRRTGVPTFEVGPGTGNSQRIPKRWQYPTTEAAYNADNYKAAITSQYAGNDDINALMWLLK; translated from the coding sequence ATGAAATTCAGTCAACTACTTTCTTTCGCCGCTGTCCTCGCGCTCACCGTCAGCGCCTGCGAGCAACCCTTCAACGAGTTGGAAAAAGACCCCAACCGGGCCACCACGGCTCCCGCCTCGCTGGTGCTGGGCGGCGTGCTCAACGACCTCTACAACAGCACTTACGGCGGCGGGGCCTGGGGTGACTACCAGCGCTACAACCAGTATTACGCCAGCAATTACAACTACTACGCCACCAACGAATACACCTGGACGCAGACGTCGCTGTACTTCACGACGCTGAAAAACGTGGTGAAGATGGAGGAGGAAGCCAAACGGGTAGCCCTGCCCGATCAGAACCCCTACACGGCGCTGGGCAAGCTGTTCCGGGCCATGCTGTTCGAGAACATGACCAAGCGCGTCGGTGACCTGCCCCTGACCGACGCCCTCCAGGGCCTGAACAACCTTACGCCCAAATACAACAGCCAGAAAGAGGTGTATGTGCAGGTGCTCAAATGGCTCGACGAGGCCAACAGCGATCTGGCCGCGCTCATCGCCAAGGGCGACAACAACCTACAGGGAGACATTTATTACGGCAACAGCCTGGCCAAATGGCAGAAAGCGGTGAATACCTTCAAGCTGCGGGTGCTGGTGAGCCTGAGCGCCAAAGAAGCCGATGCCGACCTGAACGTGAAAGCCCGTTTTGCCGAGGTGTTGGCCAACCCCGCCAAATTCCCGCTGATGACCAGCATGGATGACAACCTGCAATACGTCTACAACAGCACGTTCAACAAGTACAACCGCAACCCGGACAATTTCGGGCAGAACGCCACGCGGGAAAACATGACGACCACGTACCTGGGTACGTTGACGAGCCTCAAAGACCCGCGTACGTTTGTGGTGGCCGAGCCCGCCGCCGCCAAGCTAAAAGCCGGCCTGCAACCCACCGATTACGCGGCCTTTGTGGGGGCGTCGTCGGGTGAAGACTTAGCGATTATGTCGTCGAAAGCCAATCAGGGCGAGTACTCATTCCAGAACCGGCGCCACTTCTACAGCACCTACACCGCCGAGCCCTTTATTCTGCTGGGTTACCCCGAGTTGCTGTTCACGATCGCGGAGGGCATCAACCGGGGTTGGGCATCGGGCTCGGCTGAAGACAGCTACACTAAAGGCATCCAGACATCGTGGGCATTCTACGGCCTGAAAGACGGGGCCAACGACGTTTTCTTCTCAGCCGACGGCGGCTACAAGGCCTTCAATACCTACTCGGCTCCCGTCAGCTACGCCACGTATTATGCGCAGACGGCGGTGAAATACGCCGGTAACAACGCCAACGGGCTCAAGCAGATTCTGACCCAGAAATACCTGGCCATGTTCCAGCAGTCGGGCATGGAGGCCTGGTACAACCAGCGCCGCACGGGCGTGCCCACGTTTGAGGTAGGCCCCGGCACCGGCAATAGCCAACGGATTCCGAAACGGTGGCAGTACCCCACCACCGAGGCGGCCTACAACGCCGATAATTACAAGGCCGCCATCACGAGTCAGTATGCTGGTAATGACGATATTAACGCCCTGATGTGGCTGCTGAAGTAA
- a CDS encoding alkaline phosphatase family protein, translated as MRFLFLLGIPLLLGTSTLAQPAQNIVLVTLDGVRWQEVFNGADSTLLFDPAFSRDTSAARKAFWAATPTERRQRLMPFLWTTIGGQGQLYGNRQIGSRMNVSNPHWFSYPGYNEILSGYADDRIKSNDKIDNPNLTVLEFLNRQPAFAGKVAVFSSWDVIEAAVNEKRSGIYASSANEPSQPTTATDSLLTDMTRLLPRPFGDGVRADMLTYFAARQYVKQKAPRVLFLSFDETDDLAHAGQYSEHLQMVQSIDRYLADLWQLLQQTPQYAGKTVLLITTDHGRGHTPKARWKDHGTKTADSYQIWLGAVGPGVATSGVAASGEQKNGSVLFQNQIAATLAQLLGLTFTADHPVGPAIDLSGRAKR; from the coding sequence ATGCGTTTTCTCTTTCTACTAGGCATACCCCTCTTGCTGGGTACGTCAACCCTGGCGCAACCCGCTCAAAACATTGTGCTGGTGACGCTGGACGGTGTTCGCTGGCAGGAGGTGTTCAACGGGGCCGATTCGACGCTGCTCTTCGATCCGGCGTTCAGCCGCGACACCTCGGCCGCCCGCAAGGCATTCTGGGCAGCCACCCCCACCGAACGGCGGCAGCGGCTGATGCCTTTTTTGTGGACGACCATCGGCGGGCAGGGGCAACTCTACGGCAACCGACAGATAGGAAGCCGGATGAACGTGTCGAATCCGCACTGGTTCAGCTACCCCGGCTACAACGAAATTCTGAGCGGGTATGCCGACGACCGCATCAAGTCCAACGACAAAATCGACAACCCTAACCTGACGGTGCTGGAGTTTCTAAATCGGCAACCCGCCTTTGCGGGGAAAGTGGCCGTTTTTTCGTCGTGGGATGTGATCGAAGCGGCCGTCAACGAAAAGCGGAGTGGCATCTACGCCAGTTCGGCCAACGAACCGAGCCAACCCACTACCGCGACCGATTCTTTGCTGACCGATATGACCCGCCTGCTGCCCCGCCCCTTTGGCGACGGCGTCCGGGCCGATATGCTGACTTATTTCGCGGCCCGCCAGTATGTGAAGCAAAAAGCGCCGCGGGTGCTGTTCCTGTCGTTCGACGAAACCGACGATCTGGCCCATGCCGGGCAGTATTCGGAGCACTTGCAGATGGTGCAGTCGATTGACCGCTACCTCGCCGACCTATGGCAGTTGCTTCAGCAAACCCCGCAGTATGCGGGCAAGACAGTGCTGCTCATCACCACCGATCACGGCCGGGGTCATACGCCTAAAGCTCGCTGGAAAGACCACGGCACCAAAACCGCCGACTCGTACCAGATCTGGCTGGGCGCGGTAGGCCCGGGCGTCGCTACGTCGGGCGTCGCGGCGTCGGGTGAGCAGAAAAACGGGTCCGTGCTCTTTCAGAATCAGATTGCGGCTACGCTGGCTCAACTACTGGGGCTGACGTTTACGGCCGACCATCCCGTTGGCCCCGCGATCGACCTTTCCGGCCGCGCCAAGCGATAA
- a CDS encoding HD domain-containing protein translates to MNEITDLFTQNGADAYYGEPVTQLAHALQCAQLAEEAGADAETIAAAFLHDIGHMLPVPDGTAYMDDYGTVDHEGLGADFLRQQGFPEKVAQLVEHHVNAKRYLVFKNAEYRARLSEASQQTLLFQGGPMTADEAATFEQHPYFKPIIQLRLWDERAKLIDHVTPDAAHYLAIAAQVRSVQ, encoded by the coding sequence ATGAATGAGATCACCGACCTGTTCACCCAAAACGGGGCCGATGCCTACTATGGCGAACCCGTGACGCAACTGGCCCACGCCCTGCAATGCGCCCAACTAGCCGAGGAAGCGGGTGCCGATGCCGAAACCATCGCGGCGGCCTTTCTGCATGATATCGGCCACATGCTGCCCGTTCCCGACGGCACGGCCTACATGGATGACTACGGCACCGTGGATCACGAAGGGCTGGGTGCCGATTTTCTGCGGCAACAGGGTTTCCCGGAAAAAGTGGCGCAACTGGTCGAGCACCACGTCAATGCAAAGCGGTATCTGGTCTTTAAAAACGCCGAATACCGGGCGCGGCTTTCCGAAGCTAGCCAGCAGACACTGCTCTTCCAGGGTGGCCCCATGACCGCCGACGAAGCCGCCACCTTCGAGCAGCACCCCTATTTCAAGCCGATCATCCAACTCCGGCTGTGGGACGAACGCGCCAAACTAATCGACCACGTTACGCCCGACGCGGCCCACTACCTCGCCATCGCGGCCCAGGTACGTTCGGTGCAGTAA
- a CDS encoding ADP-ribosylglycohydrolase family protein, whose translation MNTGAQKITAALLGLAVGDALGVPVEFQRRAALAAEPVTTLQGYGTHNQPPGTWSDDSSLAFCLAESLCQGFDLDDLARRFVNWNEHGYWTPHGTVFDIGIATSKAIGRLATGITPTQAGGANEGDNGNGSLMRILPLAFVLQGLPIHERYQRVADVSSLTHRHSRSIFACFIYCEYALELLKGTEKHEALRTVQERVHAFADNVPGLTENELAHFDRVLERGAGNGEILRLTDYTEAAIASSGYAIHTLEASLWCFLTSDTYVEAVLKAVNLGSDTDTTGCVTGGLAGLYYGLESIPAEWLDVLARRADIENLAQRLGTSL comes from the coding sequence ATGAACACAGGCGCACAAAAAATAACCGCCGCACTGCTGGGGCTAGCGGTCGGGGATGCCCTCGGCGTGCCCGTCGAGTTTCAGCGGCGGGCGGCGCTGGCTGCTGAGCCCGTTACGACCCTGCAGGGCTATGGTACGCATAATCAACCGCCAGGTACGTGGTCGGATGATAGTTCGCTGGCGTTTTGCCTGGCCGAAAGCCTTTGCCAGGGATTCGACCTTGATGACCTGGCCCGGCGCTTTGTCAACTGGAACGAACACGGCTACTGGACGCCCCACGGAACGGTGTTCGATATCGGCATTGCTACGTCGAAAGCCATAGGGCGGCTGGCAACTGGCATAACCCCTACGCAGGCGGGCGGCGCTAACGAAGGCGACAACGGCAATGGGTCGCTGATGCGCATCCTGCCGTTGGCCTTTGTTCTTCAAGGGCTACCCATCCACGAACGATATCAGCGCGTAGCCGATGTGTCGAGCCTGACACACCGTCACAGCCGTTCGATTTTCGCTTGTTTTATCTACTGTGAGTATGCGCTCGAACTGCTGAAAGGCACCGAAAAGCACGAGGCGCTACGAACGGTACAAGAGCGTGTACACGCTTTCGCCGACAACGTACCTGGACTGACAGAAAACGAGCTGGCTCATTTTGATCGCGTTCTGGAACGCGGCGCGGGCAACGGTGAAATCCTACGCCTGACCGACTATACTGAGGCAGCTATTGCCTCCTCCGGGTACGCTATACACACACTCGAAGCCAGCCTGTGGTGCTTTCTCACATCAGATACGTACGTCGAAGCCGTCTTGAAAGCCGTCAATCTGGGGAGCGATACCGACACCACGGGCTGTGTAACGGGCGGGCTGGCGGGCCTGTACTACGGCCTTGAGTCGATCCCTGCCGAATGGCTTGATGTACTGGCCCGCCGCGCCGACATCGAAAATCTGGCGCAGCGGCTGGGTACGTCGCTGTAA
- a CDS encoding DUF4291 domain-containing protein translates to MNLRTVPYNHSENALPQEGCHILGQLRGESIIVYQAYSETIARYAVQHQCFGGPAYSFNRMSWIKPNFLWMMYRAGWASKVNQERILAIEVPLNRFVTLLEQAVYSSYQPAIYPTIADWQAALALSDVRLQWDPDHDPWGNRLARRAIQLGLRSNTLKAFATEWILSIEDITGFVKEQSERVATRKLTDLIVVDETPILIPDPLLSRKLKLGQQ, encoded by the coding sequence ATGAATCTGCGTACAGTCCCTTACAATCACTCCGAAAATGCGCTGCCACAGGAGGGCTGCCATATTCTTGGGCAGCTTCGCGGTGAGTCTATTATTGTATATCAGGCCTACAGCGAGACGATCGCCCGGTACGCCGTTCAGCATCAGTGCTTCGGTGGGCCGGCTTACTCGTTTAACCGCATGTCCTGGATCAAACCGAATTTTTTGTGGATGATGTACAGGGCAGGATGGGCATCAAAAGTCAATCAGGAGCGTATTCTTGCGATTGAAGTGCCGCTGAATCGGTTTGTTACCTTGTTGGAACAAGCTGTTTATTCTTCGTATCAACCGGCGATATACCCAACCATAGCCGACTGGCAGGCCGCATTGGCGCTATCAGATGTACGGTTGCAATGGGACCCCGATCATGACCCGTGGGGCAACCGGCTGGCGCGTCGAGCTATCCAACTCGGTCTAAGAAGCAATACCCTCAAAGCGTTTGCCACAGAGTGGATTCTGTCAATTGAGGACATAACCGGTTTCGTAAAGGAACAGTCGGAGCGGGTAGCTACTCGCAAATTGACTGATCTGATCGTTGTTGACGAAACGCCTATCCTCATACCTGATCCACTCCTCAGCCGTAAGTTAAAGCTTGGTCAGCAGTAG
- a CDS encoding nicotinate phosphoribosyltransferase, producing the protein MTLNPLTLIDFYKADHRRQYPKGTELVYSNLTPRSSRVDGTDEVVFFGLQYFVQEYLIRQWNDGFFQQPKAQVLARYQRRMDTALGPGAIDVAHIGALHDLGYLPLEIKALPEGSVVPLKVPMLTMRNTHPDFFWLTNYLETLISCVLWKPCTSATTARTYRRVFDQYADETVGNRDFVGWQGHDFSMRGMSGVEDAVLSGAGHLLSFTGTDSVPAIDFLETYYGANADTELVGGSVPATEHSVMCMGLKDSEIDTFERLITTVYPAGVVSIVSDTWDFWRVITEFLPQLKSQILAREGKVVIRPDSGDPVKIICGDPDAEPGSPAHKGAIECLWETFGGIRTERGYKLLDSHIGLIYGDSITTERQLRILEQLKQKGFASFNVVLGIGSYTYEYVTRDTFGFAVKATYGEVNGEARAIFKDPKTDSGTKRSARGLLRVVEENGRLVLHDQCTWDEEATGLLQPVFRDGQLLRTQTLADIRGRLATQP; encoded by the coding sequence ATGACGTTGAACCCGCTTACGCTCATCGACTTTTACAAGGCCGATCACCGCCGTCAGTATCCCAAGGGTACTGAGTTAGTATACAGCAATTTAACACCCCGCAGCAGCCGCGTCGACGGCACCGACGAGGTTGTCTTTTTCGGGCTCCAGTACTTCGTACAGGAGTATCTGATCCGGCAGTGGAACGACGGGTTTTTCCAACAGCCCAAAGCGCAGGTGCTGGCCCGTTATCAGCGGCGGATGGATACCGCACTAGGGCCGGGCGCGATCGACGTGGCCCATATCGGCGCGCTGCACGACCTGGGCTACCTGCCGCTTGAGATCAAGGCCCTGCCCGAAGGGTCGGTGGTGCCGCTGAAAGTGCCGATGCTGACCATGCGCAACACCCACCCCGACTTTTTCTGGCTGACCAATTACCTCGAAACCCTCATTTCGTGCGTGCTCTGGAAGCCCTGCACGTCGGCCACCACCGCCCGCACCTACCGGCGGGTATTCGATCAGTATGCCGATGAAACCGTGGGTAACCGCGACTTCGTGGGCTGGCAGGGGCACGACTTTTCGATGCGGGGGATGTCGGGCGTGGAAGATGCCGTACTGAGTGGAGCGGGCCACCTACTGAGCTTTACCGGAACCGATTCGGTGCCTGCGATCGACTTTCTGGAAACCTATTACGGAGCCAATGCTGACACGGAACTGGTGGGTGGGTCGGTGCCCGCTACCGAACACTCGGTGATGTGCATGGGGTTGAAAGACAGCGAGATCGACACCTTCGAGCGGCTCATCACGACGGTTTACCCGGCGGGCGTGGTGTCGATTGTGTCGGATACCTGGGATTTCTGGCGCGTGATCACGGAGTTTCTGCCCCAACTGAAAAGCCAGATTCTGGCCCGCGAGGGCAAGGTGGTGATTCGCCCCGACTCAGGCGACCCCGTGAAGATTATCTGCGGCGACCCGGATGCCGAACCGGGCAGTCCGGCCCACAAAGGCGCGATCGAGTGCCTCTGGGAAACCTTCGGCGGTATCCGTACCGAACGGGGTTACAAACTGCTCGACAGCCACATTGGCCTGATTTACGGCGACAGCATCACCACCGAGCGGCAGCTTCGTATTCTGGAACAACTAAAGCAGAAAGGGTTCGCCTCGTTCAACGTCGTGCTGGGCATTGGCTCATACACCTACGAATACGTCACACGCGACACCTTCGGGTTTGCCGTAAAAGCCACGTATGGCGAGGTGAACGGCGAAGCGCGCGCCATTTTCAAAGACCCCAAAACCGACAGCGGCACCAAACGGTCGGCGCGCGGCCTGCTTCGGGTCGTCGAGGAAAACGGGCGGCTAGTGCTCCATGACCAATGCACCTGGGATGAGGAAGCCACGGGCCTGCTTCAGCCCGTCTTCCGCGACGGCCAACTCCTACGTACCCAAACCCTGGCCGACATCCGGGGGCGGCTGGCCACTCAACCTTAA
- the prs gene encoding ribose-phosphate diphosphokinase: MAAEPIPFQTFVFSGGEPHIKLDLSGVAAHEPVLITQRAQNAADFMLLLLATDALRRAGYRQLSLLLPYFPAARQDRLMVPGEPLSVHLYADLINAQQYEQVYVYDPHSDVTPALLNGAQVITNQAFIEQVLTRFDRETVCLVAPDAGALKKIHKLSTALGGVPVVVGDKERDVKTGALTGFRVFADSLQSRHCLIVDDICDGGGTFVGLAAELRTRQPASVSLAVSHGIFSRGIAPLTNVLDHVYTTNSFSTLPPADGLTQIDLTTLLTL; the protein is encoded by the coding sequence ATGGCTGCCGAGCCAATTCCCTTTCAGACCTTTGTTTTCAGCGGGGGTGAACCGCATATCAAGCTGGATTTGTCGGGCGTGGCGGCCCATGAGCCTGTGCTCATCACGCAGCGGGCACAGAACGCCGCCGATTTTATGCTCTTGCTGTTAGCGACCGACGCCCTTCGTCGGGCGGGCTACCGGCAACTCTCCCTGTTGTTGCCTTATTTCCCCGCGGCCCGACAAGACCGGCTGATGGTACCCGGCGAACCGCTGAGTGTGCATCTATACGCCGATCTCATCAACGCGCAGCAATACGAGCAGGTCTACGTCTACGACCCGCATTCCGACGTGACGCCCGCCTTGCTGAACGGGGCGCAGGTCATCACCAACCAGGCGTTTATTGAACAGGTACTCACCCGGTTCGATCGTGAAACGGTCTGTCTGGTAGCTCCCGACGCGGGTGCGCTGAAGAAAATTCACAAGCTGTCGACAGCCCTGGGTGGGGTTCCCGTGGTGGTGGGCGACAAGGAGCGCGACGTGAAAACGGGCGCGCTCACCGGCTTTCGCGTCTTTGCTGACAGCCTACAGAGCCGACACTGCCTTATCGTCGATGACATCTGCGACGGGGGCGGGACGTTCGTGGGGCTAGCGGCTGAACTACGTACCCGGCAACCCGCCAGTGTATCATTGGCCGTATCGCATGGCATCTTCAGCCGGGGAATCGCCCCCCTGACCAACGTGCTCGACCATGTGTATACGACCAACAGCTTCTCGACGCTGCCTCCCGCCGACGGCCTGACGCAGATCGACTTAACCACGTTACTCACGTTATAA